A segment of the Ipomoea triloba cultivar NCNSP0323 chromosome 1, ASM357664v1 genome:
TTTTCCTCCACTTTCATAATTAAATATGTACCCTTCCCTTTGGCTTGTCTAATCATCTTCTCTTTTACAATGTCAACCATATTCCGGTAGCTTCACTCTCAACCACCGCAAtccattttcatttcttttctccTTCTCTCTACACATATAAATACCACTTCATAGCTTTGAATTCCGAATCCACTTTCGTGTAACTGTTAGAGTTTCAGCTGGGGATCGGACAAGGAAGAAAAGAGAGACTTATATACATAGTTTCATGGCGGATGAGTTCTCGACGGCCGCCGTATGCGGAGGAGGATGGTGGAATCCGACGAGGAACATGTTCGGTTCGTCGCTGTGCTCGGCGTCGATGAACGATATCGGGAGCTTTGCATGGCCGCCGAGTAATCACGGCGCGGAAGTCACGGCGGAGGTCAAGGGCAGGCcgattgaccttcttggtttgagtccaTCAATTACAGAAACTCCCGCCACAGATGACTGGAACCAAGTTTTAATGTAATCCAGATTTAAGTTCGACTCTAAATTAGAACAGCCAATTGGAAGCCCATcaactatgggtaacctaggcagACTGATTTACTATATTATTGTCGTTTGTAGGCTAAATTATAAGACTGGATTTACTCAGCAAACTCTAGAGTAGTGACTGCTGATTTTTCTGGTTATCTGATGATTCAAGAACATCATGTGTATTAGGGTTCCATGATTAAGGTTAACGATAGATGCttgattttcttgaattttgCAGGCAAGATAACGAAAGGGGTGACCGGAGTTATGGTTCTATGGTGCAAGAAGACTTGAATTATGGGGTGCAGCAGACTTTGACTGTAATCCCAAGCTCCACTCAAGAATTATCCACTAGTAATTTCCCCATTACCTCGTACAATTATCCTCCCAATTTGCTGAAATCTATGTTCGACGACGCagatcctcatcatcatcagcagTGTTTGATAAGCAACCAGCCAGTAATCAGCTACGCGCCGCCGACCACGGCGGCGATGACGAATTATGGACAAAATTTAAGTGACTTTTCACCTTCTCCCCCTAAATTCCCCTCCCTCCTCGCCCCAACTAACCACCACTTACAGTTCCCCAGTTCCATATCTTTATGGAATTCACCGCTTACCTCTTGTTCTTTCTCATCTCCAACATTTACTGACAAGAAACCTGTCATCACTGCAAAGGTAAAAGAATCTTAAACTCATCAAATACTGTACTATAATATTTTCCAATGTCTGATTCGATTAACGAGAACTTATGTTCGGTTTGTTACAGTCGAATGGCATTAATAAGGAGCCAAGGGATTCGAGCTGTTTAGCTAACAAAAGCAGCACTGCTGAACCGGATTTCAAGCGTCCAAGAATAGAAACGCCATCGCCATTGCCAACTTTTAAGgtacaataatactaataatttacATTTCTTTTATCATTTCTGGTGTGATCATAGtttgtttatcattttttgGACAAATTAAAGAAACCTTAAAAGAAAAGATTAAATCTTTGTGTAAGAATCGTAATGATGGTTATGGCTCAGGTGCGCAAAGAGAAGCTGGGGGACCGAATAACTGCCCTCCAACAATTGGTGTCACCTTTTGGAAAGGTAATATGACATTcagattttctttttcttttttttttaaccgaTCTTAACTTTTTATGACAAAACAAAAAGTACCTTAGTACTACTACATGGTACtattaattactaattacaTCCTTTGATTTAGCTGATCTGGTTTATGTATAGTTAAAGATGCTTAATTTATACTATGTTAATATTGTTACTGCAGACTGATACTGCCTCAGTTCTCCATGAAGCTATTGAGTACATCAAGTTCCTCCATGATCAAGTCAATGTACATTCATTTCCTTATTATTCATCATCTTTAATTACTATCATTTTTCTTGAAAACCCTGAATCATAAATGTTGTTATGTGATTCTAGGTTTTGATTACTCCCTATAAGAAAAATGGGTCGCCATCCGATCAGCACTGTCAACAGGTATCGTACATGACCACACTTACCTTTTAACACATTATTAAACTCAAACTTAGAACTTTACCGATCTTAGGAGTAAATCGAGTTAATGTTACGTTTGTTAATTGAGCGGAggctgaagggccaagtccagcctCCACATCTAGTTGACTACTACAACATCTAATTGACTGCTACGCAagtataattaagaaaataaagttgggCTTTTGTTACTAGTTGTAACCTAACTTTTAGGGTAGTAGTAAGGGTTTGATCTTGACAACGTTACTCGTGTTGCAGAATACCGAGGAGGTTTTGGATGAAGAAGGGTTGTCAAAACAAGATTTAAGGAGCCGAGGGCTATGTTTAGTGCCAATGTCAAGCACATTCCCTGTGGCTGCTGAGGCAACAACTGATTTCTGGACACCAACGTTTGGGGCAAATTTCAGGTAGAAATTAAAACTACTGTATAGGGAAGAGATTGAATTGTTCGGAGAAGTTAAAAGAAGTCATGAGTTTTGATGATTTCTTTAGACCTTTGGGTTTCTTaaggaaaaaaagagaggaaaaaaaaaaaaaggaagacaGGCTAGCAATGCTGGGCCATGAAGAGGCAGAAGGCATTATGTTTTCACAAACCAAATGATGATTAAGGTTGAATTAAAGGATAACgttgtaataataatgaataattaagaataatctGGAGGTTAGGAACAGGAACAGGTGCAAAtttagttgatgatgatgattgtgAGGGTTTAGCTAGCTAGGTtattaatataacttaattatattaattaaccaATGTTATTGTAGTGCATGTATGTGTTGTGTTGTTGTtggttgagctcaaagttagcAGATCAGATTACTCATTTCAAAGCAACTTTTATTCAATTCCCTTTTCTATATTCATTTGTAGGGTTCCATTGTTGCAACCACTTCTTTGTTTAGCTGTTGAAAAGACAAGAAACAAAAAAGCGGAAATAAAGTGAATGTGTGTCACGTGAATCGATTAACATCTAGCTTTTTTCGCATTGGATCCTATAGTTATTTAACTTTGATTCAGTTGAAACTCAAGCTGACATGATTATTTGATACTGAAAGAGCGAGAACATATCAGTTATTTTACGTTTTATTGATGATGAGAGATTTTCGATGGACTATAAATGGTGAAAGTGatgggttaaaaaaaaaaaaaagattctacAGTTGTAGCCCATCCATCCCAGATATGTTTTTAgccaaagaagaaaagagagagctgagattaaaaatgaaaatgcttAAATTCCAAGAATCCCATGACAAGCAACTAATCATAGGAAAACACACTTTCGACAGTGGAAAATTTAAGAATCTCTTGTCATTAGCTTCACATATAATCCAATATAACCTCCCATCCCAATGACTGTTGAAATGATGGGTTGATGTATCTAAATACCAAACCTTTGAGCATCAGTATCAGTTCCATTATTTCCTCTCAAAATatttactgttattattattgtttggaaGAGaaagataatattaaaaaaatggaagaatgaaAGGTGGAATGAATAATGTAGCTGGGAAGATCGAGAAATGGGTGAGAGCTCGTACGACCAGCTTAGTTGGTACATAGTAGATTGAGGACGAAGCCGTGAAGGTTTAGAATTGAGCCTTGGTGGCCATCTTCAATTCCCACCTAAGAACTGCTTAGTTACCATAATTTATCTCTTCATAATTTTATTCGGTCAGGATATGAGAGCTCTAGAGGTAAAGGAAATTCGCTTTTTAGGGTGGGATAGATAAAGCAAAGGAGTGGGAGATCAGAGCATCATTTTGatgttgataaaaaaaaaaatagaaaactaaaGGGCATTGAGAGCAGGTGCAGTGCAGTGTTGGTATTACTTTGTAGGGTGATGTTATTGCTGCTTTGCTGGTCTTGGCTAATCATTGCAACTTCTCTATAGTGTTTGTCTTCAACCACAAGTTTTAACACTTTCTACTCAATTAAAAAGTCTTTTCACTTTATTCACCCCTTGAATCTCACATCCTATGCATCAAAAGTGCgtgcatacatacatgcatgcatatgtgtgtctatatatatatccaattttttatatactatatcTTATTAAAAAGTTCTACAATATCATGgattacaatatatattgtgAATGATCAAACTTTATACACATGGTATCATAACCTAGCTAGGTTAAAACATTATAAACCTTTTCTATCTTACTAATTTAGTACTtcttaaaagacaaaaaaaaaaaaaaaaaagctcaaaTAGACCTACTGAACTatacatgaaaataaaattgagtCATCAAACTCAAAAAACTACAATTGATATGAGTTTTTGAACaatctaatattatgtaattaaatcaaaattgacatgttctACCGATCTTACCTTGACGTGGCAGTTACttctattacaaatttttattattttaatattctttaaaaaaaacaaaaaaagaagccTCCCACTCTTCTCTGACTAGAGATGAAGAGATTGCCTTTGCCTCCGTCCCAGAGGCGAAGAAGTTTGTTTATCTCCGGCCAGAGACAAAGGgaatgaggttttttttttttttttttttttttcaacacgTAAAATGTTAGGATATTAATGTAAAATTGATGGTAAAGATGAAAGGAGTTAATAGAGAATAAgattaagagagagagagagagagatgggatGAGATAGAAATGCCATATCATTTTCGATTTCTTCCTTTATTAAGAAGATTACATGGACCACTGTCATCTTTGGAAATATTCCCAGTTACTCTTTTCTAAGCTGATCGTCCATGGAAATGCATGTGCCTGTGTCTAGTACAACCCCTTTCTTATTTAACTGTACCACAACTTTGTGGCAATGGACCACAAAATCAGTTACTTTATAGTATTAGATTCACATTATATTGAATTGGGACATATGGTAATGTGGTCTGGGTTATGCGTGTCCAAATCTCTGCACTATGCAAGTCTTGTAAGATCACTCATTTATCGATTCTTATACGAGCTGAGTGTGATATTGAGCATATAATACAATGTATTTAACAAGAATAAGTATATGTACGTTTGTGACCTCGTGATTAAATGGCAGAACTTGTAATTTCTTGATTAAGTGGCATAACGAAGATCAGAGTGTTAACCAATAGACTATTGACCGATGGGACAAGAGTCAATGAGGAATAGGGAGATGATTAAGACATAATTGAGTTTAACACAGAAATCTTGTTTTATAATATAAACGAGACGTCGAGAGTTATAcgattcaaatttaaatttactatcTAAAAAGAAGTGTTATTTTCgcatatgggaatcggaatcgaaatgagtatcaaatacttggtaatgataatgggttTTGCTGAAAGAATTTAGCATGTTTGgaagttgggtggaatgggaatgattattaatagttggggaagaaataaggaagggagatgaaacccttatttaataagggtatgagttttgtcattaatgagctattccaaacccatagtagcattcacaaaacctatcaaccaaacacaagcaatcactttcatacccattccttatgcctaaacccaccaaccaaacacaccctaagtacaCCCAATTGACCTGATATCGGGGTAGTTGGTAAGTAGACTGTTAATGCAATTGTAATATTTAACTATTGTAAAATATGTGTTATGTTAAAGAGTTATGAGACGGACTTCCCTCCAAGTAAGTAAAACAATCTTGGTAGAATCCAGATTAACTTCACATTGGTGGagatatatgaaggaaaaaaaaaaaaaaaaaaaaaacccctctTTATACCTACCCAAACCTGAAAGCCCTCTTAAAACTACTATATAAACTATGTTGTATAAGAACTTAAATTCAAGTTGGAAAACGACATGCACAAATGAAACCAACTTTACTCCTAAGATTCtattttgcttgtttgtttgtctttgttttttaatattttgagtGTAAAATAATCTATATTAGAAGACCCTCAACTTTTATCATCCATTTACTAAGACCAATTTGTGGTTAACTCTTATAGGTCTAAAACTTAAATCTGAAAGCCCTTCTCCCACCTACCTAGGGGATCGGTGCTTTCTTTTTGTCCCAAGGCTGAGATCTTCTCCCATTGAGGAGATTCAAACctaagtgtttgttaaattagATCGACCATATCATTACACTCACACTCAACCTTTCGGTCACTGATTCAAACCTAAGTATTTGTTAAATTAGATCGACCATATCATTACACTCACATTCAACCTTTCGGTCACTGAGCTATGCCCTGGGATGGTTAACTCTTATGTTTGTATAACTTGTTAATACCACTAATGGAGAAGCTCAACAGATCAACAACAACATGAGAAAATTGATGATTCAAGATTAAGAATGCTTAGCAAGATTAAGAAGGATCTTGATGAAGAAAATTGAGGTTTCCAAAGACAGATTATACTGAACTCATAAATATCAATTATATACTGTATTgcattatgaaattaaaaaccCCCCAACAACAAAGGAAAACAGAAGTATATTCTGTAATATGGCAAAGGCACTACACTAGTTTATTTCAAATGAAGATGTCtatgaaagaaattaaaggggTATGACTCCAATTTCTGAACAGTGCAAGGTGTATAGAGAATTGCAGAGAGATTAATCAGGCAGATCCAGCTTTAAGCTTCTTTGTAATGGCAGCAATGTATTTCCCCTGGTGGAACGCCTGTTCCAGCTCGAGCTGGGATGGTTGTCGGGACCCATCTCCAGCGTACGTTCCAGCGCCATAAGGGCTTCCTCCCTT
Coding sequences within it:
- the LOC116026353 gene encoding transcription factor bHLH112-like, whose amino-acid sequence is MADEFSTAAVCGGGWWNPTRNMFGSSLCSASMNDIGSFAWPPSNHGAEVTAEVKGRPIDLLGLSPSITETPATDDWNQVLMQDNERGDRSYGSMVQEDLNYGVQQTLTVIPSSTQELSTSNFPITSYNYPPNLLKSMFDDADPHHHQQCLISNQPVISYAPPTTAAMTNYGQNLSDFSPSPPKFPSLLAPTNHHLQFPSSISLWNSPLTSCSFSSPTFTDKKPVITAKSNGINKEPRDSSCLANKSSTAEPDFKRPRIETPSPLPTFKVRKEKLGDRITALQQLVSPFGKTDTASVLHEAIEYIKFLHDQVNVLITPYKKNGSPSDQHCQQNTEEVLDEEGLSKQDLRSRGLCLVPMSSTFPVAAEATTDFWTPTFGANFR